One window from the genome of Cryobacterium sp. GrIS_2_6 encodes:
- the gyrB gene encoding DNA topoisomerase (ATP-hydrolyzing) subunit B: MSVEPLIEPEHGYGADDIQVLEGLEAVRKRPGMYIGSTGPRGLHHLVYEIVDNSVDEALAGHCDTIGIEILADGAVRVADNGRGIPVDIHKAEGRSTVEVVLTVLHAGGKFGGGGYSVSGGLHGVGSSVVNALSSRLDVAVRRQGHVWRQSFHDGVPVAPLSQDEASEETGTTITFWPSAETFETTDFDFETLRARFQQMAFLNKGLTITLTDERPEHLDAEGAPMHKTFMYEKGLVDYVEYLNRAKKAELVNEEIISFDFEDHERKMALEVAMQWTTAYTESVHTYANTINTHEGGTHEEGFRAALTTLVNKYAREKGILKEKDDNLTGDDVREGLTAVVSIKLAEPQFEGQTKTKLGNTEAKSFVQKVANDQLSDWFNRNPIPAREIIRKALQASNARMAARKARETARRKGLLEGGGMPGKLKDCQSKDPSLSEIFIVEGDSAGGSAVQGRNPEYQAILPLRGKILNVEKARLDRALGNAEVQAMITAFGAGMGEEFNPDKVRYHKIVLMADADVDGQHITTLLLTLLFRYMRPLIDLGYVYLAQPPLYRLKWTNAPHEYVYSDKERDALLADGAAAGKRIPKDNGIQRYKGLGEMDYKELWETTMAPETRTLLQVTLDDAAAADEIFSTLMGEDVESRRNFIQKNAKDVRFLDI, from the coding sequence ATGTCAGTCGAACCATTGATCGAGCCGGAGCATGGATACGGCGCCGACGATATCCAGGTCCTCGAAGGACTTGAAGCCGTTCGGAAGCGCCCCGGTATGTATATCGGGTCGACCGGTCCCCGAGGTCTGCACCACCTGGTCTACGAGATTGTGGACAACTCGGTGGACGAGGCCCTCGCGGGACACTGCGACACGATCGGCATCGAGATCCTCGCCGACGGAGCCGTGCGCGTCGCCGACAACGGGCGAGGCATCCCCGTCGACATCCACAAGGCGGAGGGCCGTTCGACGGTCGAGGTCGTCCTGACCGTGCTCCACGCCGGTGGAAAATTCGGCGGCGGCGGTTATTCGGTCTCCGGTGGCCTCCACGGCGTCGGAAGCTCCGTGGTCAACGCGCTGTCCTCCCGGCTCGACGTCGCGGTTCGCCGTCAGGGCCACGTGTGGCGGCAGAGCTTCCACGACGGTGTCCCGGTCGCCCCGCTGAGCCAGGACGAAGCCTCCGAGGAAACCGGAACGACGATCACGTTCTGGCCGAGCGCCGAGACCTTCGAGACCACGGACTTCGACTTCGAAACCCTGCGGGCGCGCTTCCAGCAGATGGCGTTCCTTAATAAGGGACTCACCATCACGCTCACCGACGAACGGCCGGAGCACCTCGACGCAGAGGGCGCCCCGATGCACAAGACCTTCATGTACGAGAAGGGACTCGTCGACTACGTCGAGTATCTCAACCGTGCGAAGAAGGCCGAACTCGTCAACGAGGAGATCATCTCATTCGACTTCGAAGACCACGAACGCAAGATGGCGCTCGAAGTGGCCATGCAGTGGACCACCGCGTATACGGAGAGCGTCCACACCTACGCGAACACCATCAACACCCATGAGGGCGGCACCCACGAAGAGGGTTTCCGCGCAGCGCTCACGACCCTCGTCAACAAGTACGCGAGGGAAAAGGGCATCCTCAAGGAAAAGGATGACAACCTCACCGGCGACGATGTGCGTGAAGGCCTGACCGCGGTCGTGTCGATCAAACTCGCCGAACCGCAGTTCGAGGGCCAGACCAAGACGAAGCTCGGCAACACCGAGGCGAAGTCCTTCGTGCAGAAGGTCGCCAACGACCAGCTCTCCGACTGGTTCAACCGCAACCCGATCCCGGCCAGGGAGATCATCCGTAAGGCTCTCCAGGCCTCGAATGCCCGGATGGCTGCCCGCAAGGCCCGCGAAACCGCCCGGCGCAAGGGCCTCCTCGAGGGTGGCGGCATGCCGGGCAAGCTCAAGGACTGCCAGAGCAAGGACCCCTCGCTCTCGGAGATCTTCATCGTCGAGGGTGACTCGGCCGGCGGCTCCGCCGTGCAGGGTCGTAACCCGGAATACCAGGCGATTCTGCCCCTTCGCGGAAAGATCCTGAACGTGGAGAAGGCCCGTCTCGACCGTGCCCTCGGAAACGCCGAGGTCCAGGCCATGATCACGGCCTTCGGCGCCGGCATGGGCGAGGAATTCAACCCGGATAAAGTGCGATATCACAAGATCGTCCTGATGGCCGATGCGGATGTCGACGGCCAGCACATCACGACCCTCCTGCTGACCCTGTTGTTCCGGTATATGCGGCCGCTCATCGACCTCGGCTACGTGTACCTCGCGCAGCCGCCGCTGTACCGGCTCAAATGGACGAATGCCCCGCACGAATACGTCTACTCCGACAAGGAGCGCGACGCGCTGCTCGCCGACGGCGCTGCTGCGGGCAAGCGGATCCCCAAGGACAACGGCATCCAGCGCTACAAGGGCCTCGGCGAGATGGACTACAAGGAGCTGTGGGAAACCACGATGGCGCCTGAGACCCGCACGCTGCTCCAGGTCACGCTCGACGACGCAGCGGCTGCGGACGAGATTTTCTCCACACTGATGGGCGAGGACGTCGAGTCCCGCCGCAACTTCATCCAGAAGAACGCGAAGGACGTGCGTTTCCTTGACATCTGA
- a CDS encoding DUF721 domain-containing protein — MAEQSEAARVYLRFKDVFGDPNAKRVKARRRVRDDTGSSVPFGIGRDPRGLGDTIDSLTLQLGWNSPLAQSELLASWIELAGEETSKHSTPAGIDEGVLTVHCESTAWATQLRMMRVEIMTHISVRYPDAGILSIRFQGPNAPSWKKGPRSIPGRGPRDTYG, encoded by the coding sequence ATGGCTGAGCAGAGCGAGGCCGCACGGGTCTACCTGCGCTTCAAGGACGTGTTCGGCGACCCGAACGCGAAGCGCGTCAAGGCGAGGCGCCGGGTGCGAGACGACACCGGCTCGAGTGTCCCGTTCGGCATCGGCCGCGATCCGCGTGGCCTCGGGGACACGATCGACTCCCTGACCCTGCAACTGGGCTGGAATTCACCCCTCGCGCAGTCGGAACTGCTCGCATCCTGGATCGAACTCGCCGGTGAGGAAACCTCGAAACACTCCACTCCCGCTGGCATCGACGAGGGCGTCCTGACCGTGCACTGCGAGTCGACGGCGTGGGCGACCCAGCTGCGCATGATGCGTGTCGAAATCATGACGCACATCTCGGTCCGGTATCCGGACGCGGGCATCCTGTCAATCCGTTTTCAGGGACCCAACGCTCCCTCCTGGAAAAAGGGTCCCAGATCAATTCCAGGGCGCGGTCCACGCGATACCTACGGCTAG
- a CDS encoding DUF3566 domain-containing protein, whose translation MSSVAEKLAKKSGRRPTVTTKQVRLKLVYIDFWSAVKLSFLIALCLGIVTIVATFLIFTVLNGTGIFGKIDALYADIAGSSSDLASILSIGNVMGFAVVVAVLNTVVITALGAVYAVLYNLSVKITGGLLVGFTNN comes from the coding sequence ATGAGTAGTGTTGCTGAGAAACTTGCCAAGAAGTCCGGCCGGAGGCCCACTGTGACAACCAAGCAGGTGCGGCTCAAGCTGGTGTACATCGACTTCTGGTCGGCGGTGAAGCTGTCGTTCCTAATCGCCCTGTGCCTCGGCATCGTGACCATCGTCGCGACCTTCCTGATTTTCACGGTGCTCAACGGCACCGGGATCTTCGGCAAGATCGACGCACTGTACGCCGATATCGCGGGGTCTTCCTCCGATCTGGCCAGCATCCTGTCCATCGGCAATGTCATGGGCTTCGCTGTCGTCGTGGCGGTGCTGAACACGGTCGTCATCACGGCCCTGGGTGCCGTTTACGCCGTGCTGTACAACCTGAGCGTGAAGATCACCGGCGGACTGCTCGTCGGCTTCACGAATAACTAG
- the gyrA gene encoding DNA gyrase subunit A produces MEQHGKIDQVDLQLEMQRSYLDYAMSVIVGRALPDVRDGMKPVHRRVIYAMFDGGYRPDKAFSKCARVVGDVMGQFHPHGDSSIYDALVRLVQPWSLRYPLALGQGNFGSPGNDGAAAPRYTETKMAPLALEMVRDIDEDTVDFQDNYDGRTLEPTVLPSRFPNLLVNGSVGIAVGMATNIPPHNLREVSAGALWYLQNPDATREELLEALIQRIKGPDFPTGAQILGIKGIQDAYRTGRGSITMRAVVSIEELQGRTCLVITELPYQVNPDNLAIKIADLVKDGKIGGIADIRDETSGRTGQRLVIVLKRDAVAKVVLNNLYKHTPLQENFGANMLAIVDGVPRTLPLDGFVSAWVDHQVDVIVRRTQFRLNKAEADAHILRGYLKALDALDEVIALIRRSPTVDDARTGLMDLLDVDKLQADAILTMQLRRLAALERQRIIDQAAELELQIVEFQSILASPERQRTIISDELTEITTKFGDDRRTEIMFGFDGDMSVEDLIPEEEMVVTVTRGGYIKRTRSDNYRNQHRGGKGVKGAQLRADDVVEHFFVTTTHHWLLFFTNTGRVYRAKAYEAQESGRDAKGQHVANLLALQPGEEIAQILDIRDYGAAQYLTLATRDGLIKKTALSEYDTNRTGGIIAIKLREGDELVSALLVEEDSDLLLVSRKGMSIRFTASDEALRPMGRSTSGVIGMHFRGDDRLLDASVVSDDGYVFVVTEGGYAKRTAADQYRLQNRGGLGIKVAKLNDDRGDLVGSLIVDDEDEVLVVLASGKVVRSDVAEVPAKGRDTMGVVFAKFAEEDRIIAIAKNSERNLIVEETADEPESDSGEEEPLDE; encoded by the coding sequence CTGGAGCAGCACGGCAAGATCGACCAGGTCGACCTGCAGCTCGAGATGCAGCGTTCCTATCTCGACTACGCCATGAGCGTCATCGTCGGGCGTGCGCTTCCCGACGTGCGCGACGGCATGAAGCCCGTGCACCGCCGCGTGATCTACGCCATGTTCGACGGCGGCTACCGCCCGGACAAGGCTTTCAGCAAGTGCGCGCGCGTCGTCGGCGACGTGATGGGCCAGTTCCACCCCCACGGTGACTCCTCCATCTACGATGCCCTCGTCCGTCTGGTGCAGCCTTGGAGCCTGCGGTACCCGCTCGCCCTGGGGCAGGGAAACTTCGGCTCCCCCGGAAACGACGGCGCTGCCGCCCCGCGGTACACCGAGACGAAGATGGCCCCGCTCGCCCTCGAAATGGTGCGCGACATCGACGAGGACACCGTCGACTTCCAGGACAACTACGACGGCCGCACGCTCGAACCCACCGTGCTCCCCTCGCGCTTCCCGAACCTGCTCGTCAACGGTTCGGTCGGCATCGCGGTCGGCATGGCCACCAACATCCCGCCGCACAACCTGCGCGAGGTGTCCGCCGGCGCCCTCTGGTACCTGCAGAACCCGGACGCGACCCGCGAGGAGCTTCTGGAAGCCCTCATCCAGCGGATCAAGGGACCAGACTTCCCCACCGGCGCCCAGATCCTCGGGATCAAGGGCATCCAGGATGCCTATCGCACCGGTCGCGGGTCCATCACGATGCGGGCCGTCGTCAGCATCGAAGAGCTCCAGGGTCGCACCTGCCTCGTGATCACCGAGCTGCCGTACCAGGTCAACCCGGACAACCTCGCGATCAAGATCGCCGACCTCGTCAAGGACGGCAAGATCGGCGGCATCGCCGACATCCGCGATGAGACCTCCGGCCGCACCGGCCAGCGCCTCGTGATCGTGCTCAAGCGCGACGCGGTCGCGAAGGTCGTCCTGAACAACCTCTACAAGCACACCCCGCTGCAGGAGAACTTCGGCGCGAACATGCTCGCGATCGTCGACGGTGTACCCCGCACGCTGCCCCTCGATGGTTTCGTCTCCGCCTGGGTCGACCACCAGGTCGACGTCATCGTGCGGCGCACGCAGTTCCGGCTCAACAAGGCCGAAGCGGATGCTCACATCCTTCGCGGGTATCTCAAGGCCCTCGACGCCCTCGACGAGGTGATCGCGCTCATCCGACGGTCTCCGACCGTCGACGACGCCCGCACCGGCCTGATGGACCTCCTGGACGTGGACAAGCTCCAGGCCGACGCCATCCTGACCATGCAGCTGCGCCGCCTCGCGGCCCTGGAACGTCAGAGGATCATCGACCAGGCCGCCGAACTCGAGCTGCAGATCGTCGAGTTCCAGTCGATCCTCGCGAGCCCGGAGCGCCAGCGCACGATCATCAGCGACGAACTCACCGAGATCACCACGAAATTCGGCGACGACCGGCGGACTGAGATCATGTTCGGCTTCGACGGCGACATGTCGGTCGAAGACCTCATCCCCGAAGAGGAGATGGTGGTCACCGTCACGCGGGGCGGCTACATCAAGCGCACTCGCAGCGACAACTACCGTAACCAGCACCGTGGCGGCAAGGGCGTCAAGGGCGCCCAGCTGCGCGCGGACGACGTCGTGGAACACTTCTTCGTCACGACCACCCACCACTGGCTGCTGTTCTTCACGAACACCGGCCGGGTCTATCGCGCGAAGGCGTACGAGGCCCAGGAATCCGGTCGCGACGCGAAGGGCCAGCACGTTGCCAACCTGCTCGCACTTCAGCCGGGCGAGGAGATCGCGCAGATCCTCGACATCCGCGACTATGGGGCGGCCCAGTACCTCACGCTCGCCACTCGCGACGGCCTGATCAAGAAGACGGCCCTGAGCGAGTACGACACGAACCGTACCGGCGGAATCATCGCGATCAAGCTGCGCGAGGGCGACGAGCTCGTCTCCGCGCTGCTCGTCGAGGAAGACTCGGACCTGCTGCTCGTCTCCAGGAAGGGCATGTCGATCCGGTTCACAGCGAGCGATGAAGCCCTCCGGCCGATGGGCCGCAGCACCTCCGGCGTGATCGGGATGCACTTCCGCGGTGATGACCGGCTTCTCGACGCCTCCGTTGTCTCCGACGACGGCTACGTGTTCGTCGTGACGGAGGGCGGATACGCCAAGCGCACCGCGGCCGATCAATACCGCCTGCAGAACCGTGGCGGACTCGGTATCAAGGTCGCCAAACTCAACGATGATCGCGGGGACCTCGTCGGGTCCCTTATCGTGGATGATGAGGACGAAGTACTCGTGGTCCTTGCCAGTGGCAAGGTGGTACGCTCTGACGTCGCAGAAGTCCCTGCCAAGGGACGGGACACGATGGGCGTCGTCTTCGCTAAGTTTGCGGAAGAAGACCGGATCATCGCCATTGCGAAGAACTCCGAACGTAACCTGATCGTCGAGGAAACTGCGGACGAGCCGGAGAGCGATTCGGGAGAGGAAGAACCGTTAGATGAGTAG